A part of Caretta caretta isolate rCarCar2 chromosome 1, rCarCar1.hap1, whole genome shotgun sequence genomic DNA contains:
- the LOC125633286 gene encoding olfactory receptor 51G2-like: MSAVNDTKLNAAVFLLTGLPGQKDIHLWISIPFCLVYVISIVGNSVILFIIKTDPSLHEPMYIFLSMLAVTDLGLSITTIPTILGIYLFNSREISLDACFAQLFFIHSLSFIESSILLLMAFDRFVAISNPLRYASVLTLPRIAKMGLLFVLRGFVLTFPLPFLLKRFQYCQANILSHSYCLHQEVMNLACSDITVNSIYGLFITLLMVGLDSLLIFLSYVMILKTVLKVASPTECLRALNTCVSHLCAVVLFYTPEIGLSVLHRFGKASPPLLQILLGYVYLLVPPLMNPIVYSVKSKHLREQIIKMFVK, translated from the coding sequence ATGTCAGCTGTCAATGACACGAAATTGAATGCTGCAGTGTTCCTTCTGACCGGACTACCTGGACAGAAAGACATACATCTCTGGATCTCTATCCCCTTCTGCTTAGTGTATGTTATTTCAATAgtaggaaattcagtcattctgttcattataaaaacagatccaagcctccatgagcccatgtacattttcctttccatgttggctGTCACAGACCTTGGCTTATCGATAACCACCATACCGACGATACTGGGTATATACTTGTTTAACTCTAGAGAGATCAGCCTTGATGCCTGTTTtgcccagctgttcttcatccactcTCTGTCATTCATTGAATCCTCCATTCTCTTGTTGATGGCCTTTGACCGCTTTGTTGCGATCTCTAACCCACTGAGATATGCTTCCGTCTTAACTCTTCCGAGAATAGCCAAGATGGGACTGTTGTTTGTGTTAAGAGGGTTTGTCCTAACATTCCCACTCCCCTTTCTCTTGAAGCGGTTCCAATACTGTCAAGCCAATATCCTCTCCCATTCCTACTGCCTGCACCAGGAGGTCATGAATCTGGCTTGTTCAGATATCACAGTCAACAGCATCTATGGCTTGTTTATTACACTCTTAATGGTGGGGTTGGACTCGCTGCTCATCTTCCTCTCTTATGTGATGATCCTCAAAACAGTGCTGAAAGTTGCGTCCCCCACAGAGTGCCTCAGGGCCCTGAACACCTGTGTGTCCCACCTCTGTGCTGTTGTGCTCTTTTACACACCAGAGATCGGCTTATCTGTGTTACACAGATTTGGAAAGGCGTCTCCTCCATTACTTCAGATTCTCCTGGGCTATGTCTATCTGCTGGTCCCACCTCTGATGAATCCAATTGTGTATAGTGTGAAAAGCAAACACCTTCGCGAGCAGATAATCAAGATGTTTGTCAAGTGA
- the LOC125633324 gene encoding olfactory receptor 51G2-like — translation MSAVNDTKFQFAVFLLTGLPEQEDMHLWISIPFCFMYVISIVENLVILFTIKTEPSLHEPMYIFLSMLAVTELGISIATIPTILGIYLFNSREISLNACFAQLFFIHSLQCFESAVLLLMAFDRFIAICNPLRYASIITLPRIPKMGLVFVLRGMVIVFPLPLFLKRFRYCRTNVLSHSYCLFQDVMKMACSDISINSIYGLLAKLLIMGLDSLLILLSYIMILKTVLSVASSKECLRALNTCISHLCAVLLFYIPEIGLSVIHRFGKGSSPLLQVFLGYFSLLVPPLINPIVYSLKSKHLCAKIIRVFIK, via the coding sequence ATGTCAGCTGTCAATGACACCAAATTTCAATTTGCAGTGTTCCTTCTGACTGGGCTACCTGAGCAGGAAGACATGCATCTCTGGATCTCTATCCCCTTCTGCTTCATGTATGTTATTTCAATAGTAGAAAATTTAGTCATTCTGTTCACTATAAAAACTGAACCaagcctccatgagcccatgtacattttcctttccatgttggccGTCACAGAGCTTGGCATATCCATAGCCACCATACCAACGATACTGGGCATATACCTGTTTAACTCTAGGGAGATCAGCCTCAATGCCTGTTTtgcccagctgttcttcatccactcGCTTCAATGCTTTGAGTCCGCCGTGCTCTTGTTGATGGCCTTTGACCGCTTCATTGCTATTTGTAATCCACTGAGATATGCCTCCATCATAACCCTGCCAAGAATACCCAAGATGGGACTGGTGTTTGTGCTAAGAGGGATGGTCATAGTATTCCCACTCCCCTTGTTCCTGAAACGGTTCCGATACTGTCGCACCAATGTCCTCTCCCATTCCTACTGCCTGTTCCAGGACGTCATGAAGATGGCTTGTTCGGATATCAGTATCAACAGCATCTATGGCTTGTTAGCTAAACTCCTAATAATGGGGTTGGACTCGCTGCTCATCTTGCTCTCTTACATAATGATCCTCAAAACAGTGCTGAGTGTCGCGTCCTCCAAAGAGTGCCTCAGGGCCTTGAACACCTgtatctcccacctctgtgccgtCCTGCTCTTCTACATACCAGAGATTGGCCTGTCTGTGATACACAGATTCGGGAAGGGCTCTTCTCCCTTACTTCAGGTTTTCCTGGGATACTTTTCCTTGCTAGTCCCACCCCTGATTAATCCAATTGTGTACAGCTTGAAAAGCAAACACCTTTGTGCAAAGATAATCAGGGTGTTCATCAAGTGA